In Rhizobium sp. ZPR4, a genomic segment contains:
- a CDS encoding YciI family protein has protein sequence MFILSLTYLKGNDEADKHMEPHMAWVKEGYAKGWFLASGRKVPRTGGVIFARGERTELEAYVAADPFTIHGVAAYEVQEIALTTVTDGLETLKG, from the coding sequence ATGTTCATTCTCTCGCTCACCTACCTCAAGGGCAATGACGAAGCCGACAAGCACATGGAGCCGCATATGGCCTGGGTGAAAGAGGGCTATGCGAAGGGCTGGTTCCTTGCCTCCGGCCGCAAGGTGCCACGCACCGGCGGCGTCATCTTCGCCCGCGGCGAGAGGACCGAACTGGAGGCCTACGTCGCCGCCGACCCCTTCACCATCCATGGCGTCGCCGCCTACGAGGTCCAGGAAATTGCACTCACCACGGTCACCGATGGTCTGGAAACCTTGAAGGGGTGA
- a CDS encoding homospermidine synthase, translated as MTKHNYPVYAEITGPIVMIGFGSIGRGTLPLIERHFKFDKSRMVVIDPREEPADMEILAKHGVRHIKAYVTKDNYKELLKPLLTEGGGQGFCVNLSVDTGSLDLVKLCRKLDVLYIDTVVEPWLGFYFDKNLKNADRTNYALRETMRKEKEKNPGGTTAVSTCGANPGMVSWFVKQALVNLAKDIGLKFEEPDQHDREGWAKLMKKVGVKGVHIAERDTQRTKHPKPLNVFWNTWSVEGFISEGLQPAELGWGTHEEWMPKNAKKHKKGCKAAIYLEQPGANTRVRTWCPTPGPQYGFLVTHNESISIADYFTVRDKDGEVTFRPTCHYAYHPANDAVLSLHEMFGNGGTPQPVHHVLDEHELEDGVDELGVLLYGHAKNAYWYGSRLSLEETRRIAPYQNATGLQVTSAVLAGMVWALENPKAGIVEADEVDYKRCLEVQLPYLGPVEGHYTDWTPLDGRPGLFPEDIDTKDPWQFRNILVR; from the coding sequence ATGACGAAACACAACTATCCGGTATATGCCGAAATTACCGGTCCGATCGTGATGATCGGCTTTGGCTCCATCGGCCGTGGCACCCTGCCCCTGATCGAGCGCCATTTCAAATTCGACAAGAGCCGGATGGTCGTCATCGACCCGCGTGAAGAGCCAGCCGATATGGAAATCCTGGCGAAGCACGGCGTCCGCCACATCAAGGCATATGTCACCAAGGACAATTACAAGGAACTCCTGAAGCCGCTCCTGACGGAAGGCGGCGGCCAGGGCTTCTGCGTCAACCTCTCGGTCGACACCGGCTCGCTCGATCTGGTCAAGCTCTGCCGCAAGCTCGACGTGCTCTACATCGACACCGTCGTCGAACCCTGGCTCGGCTTCTATTTCGACAAGAATCTGAAGAACGCCGACCGCACCAACTATGCCCTGCGCGAAACCATGCGCAAGGAGAAGGAAAAGAACCCGGGCGGCACGACGGCGGTTTCCACCTGCGGCGCCAATCCGGGCATGGTCTCCTGGTTCGTCAAGCAGGCGCTCGTCAACCTCGCCAAGGATATCGGCCTGAAGTTCGAAGAGCCGGATCAGCATGACCGCGAAGGCTGGGCCAAGCTGATGAAGAAGGTCGGCGTCAAGGGCGTCCACATTGCCGAGCGCGACACCCAGCGCACCAAGCATCCGAAGCCGCTCAACGTCTTCTGGAACACTTGGTCGGTCGAAGGTTTCATCTCCGAAGGTCTGCAGCCGGCCGAGCTTGGCTGGGGCACCCATGAAGAGTGGATGCCGAAGAACGCCAAGAAGCACAAGAAGGGCTGCAAGGCTGCCATCTATCTGGAACAGCCGGGCGCGAACACCCGCGTCCGTACCTGGTGCCCGACCCCCGGCCCGCAATACGGTTTCCTGGTGACCCACAACGAGTCGATCTCGATCGCCGACTATTTCACCGTGCGCGACAAGGACGGCGAAGTCACCTTCCGCCCGACCTGCCACTACGCCTATCATCCGGCCAACGACGCCGTGCTCTCGCTGCATGAGATGTTCGGCAACGGCGGCACCCCGCAGCCGGTTCACCACGTTCTTGACGAGCATGAACTGGAAGACGGCGTCGACGAACTCGGCGTGCTGCTTTACGGCCATGCCAAGAACGCCTACTGGTACGGCTCGCGCCTGTCTCTCGAAGAGACCCGCCGCATCGCCCCCTACCAGAACGCCACCGGTCTGCAGGTAACGTCTGCCGTTCTCGCCGGCATGGTCTGGGCACTGGAAAATCCGAAGGCCGGCATCGTCGAAGCCGACGAAGTCGACTACAAGCGCTGCCTCGAAGTGCAGCTGCCCTATCTCGGCCCGGTCGAAGGTCACTACACCGACTGGACCCCGCTCGATGGCCGCCCGGGCCTCTTCCCGGAAGACATCGACACCAAGGATCCGTGGCAGTTCCGGAACATTCTGGTTCGCTAA
- a CDS encoding M3 family oligoendopeptidase, whose amino-acid sequence MSPTSLHSLINFSAIKFSAGQATGQALGDLPAWKLSDLYPSSTSPEFIGDMEKAGKMAIAFEEKWKGKLTDAAAKTGDAGIGAAIKEYEALDDIMGRLGSYAGLTYFSNTIDPANGKLYGDVQAKLTDYAAHLLFFPLELNRIDDAVMDACMANDATAGHYRPWIVDLRKDKPHQLDDKLEQLFLEKSMTSAAAFNRLFDETMAELRFEIDGEKQPLEVALNMLQEQDPEARRKAAMALAETFKANLRTFTLITNTLAKDKEIADRWRGFEDIADSRHLANRVEREVVDALAAAVRDAYPRLSHRYYKMKAKWLGMDQMNFWDRNAPLPETPNALIPWTDAKDTVLSAYGNFAPEMAAIAKRFFDEEWIDAPVRPGKAPGAFAHPTVPSAHPYVLVNYMGKPRDVMTLAHELGHGVHQVLAGGQGALMCQTPLTLAETASVFGEMLTFRALLDKTTDKRERKAMLAQKVEDMINTVVRQIAFYEFERKVHTARKNGELTSDNIGELWLSVQEESLGPAIKISEGYETYWAYIPHFIHSPFYVYAYAFGDCLVNSLYAVYRNAEKGFQEKYFELLKAGGTKHHSELLKPFGLDATDPSFWSKGLSMIEGLIDELEALDLDKD is encoded by the coding sequence ATGAGCCCGACCTCGCTCCACTCCCTCATTAATTTCTCGGCCATTAAATTCTCAGCGGGCCAGGCGACCGGCCAGGCACTTGGAGACCTGCCGGCCTGGAAGCTAAGCGATCTCTATCCTTCCTCCACGTCCCCCGAATTCATCGGCGATATGGAAAAGGCCGGCAAGATGGCCATTGCCTTCGAGGAAAAGTGGAAGGGCAAGCTTACCGATGCAGCGGCCAAAACGGGCGACGCCGGCATCGGCGCAGCCATCAAGGAGTATGAGGCGCTTGACGATATCATGGGGCGCCTCGGCTCGTATGCCGGGCTCACCTATTTTTCCAACACCATCGATCCCGCCAACGGCAAGCTCTATGGCGACGTTCAGGCAAAGCTGACCGACTATGCCGCACATCTGCTGTTTTTCCCGCTGGAACTGAACCGCATCGACGACGCTGTGATGGATGCCTGCATGGCGAACGACGCCACCGCCGGCCACTATCGCCCCTGGATCGTCGACCTGCGCAAGGACAAGCCGCATCAGCTCGACGACAAGCTCGAGCAGCTGTTCCTGGAGAAGTCGATGACCAGCGCCGCTGCCTTCAACCGGCTGTTCGACGAGACGATGGCGGAGCTGCGCTTCGAGATCGACGGCGAGAAGCAGCCGCTGGAAGTCGCCTTGAACATGCTGCAGGAACAGGATCCGGAAGCACGCCGCAAGGCGGCCATGGCACTTGCCGAAACCTTCAAGGCCAATCTGCGCACCTTCACGCTGATCACCAATACGCTCGCCAAGGACAAGGAAATCGCTGACCGCTGGCGCGGCTTCGAGGACATCGCCGATTCGAGGCATCTGGCCAACCGCGTTGAGCGCGAGGTGGTGGATGCACTCGCAGCCGCTGTGCGCGACGCCTATCCGCGCCTGTCGCATCGCTATTATAAGATGAAGGCCAAGTGGCTCGGCATGGACCAGATGAACTTCTGGGACCGCAATGCGCCGCTGCCGGAAACGCCCAATGCGCTGATCCCCTGGACCGATGCGAAAGACACGGTTCTTTCGGCCTACGGCAATTTCGCGCCGGAGATGGCTGCGATCGCCAAGCGCTTCTTCGACGAGGAATGGATCGACGCGCCGGTGCGTCCCGGCAAGGCGCCGGGGGCCTTTGCGCATCCGACCGTGCCGTCAGCCCATCCTTATGTGCTGGTCAACTATATGGGCAAGCCGCGCGATGTCATGACGCTGGCCCATGAACTCGGCCATGGCGTGCATCAGGTACTGGCCGGCGGCCAGGGCGCGCTGATGTGCCAGACACCTTTGACTCTTGCCGAGACCGCATCCGTCTTCGGCGAAATGCTGACCTTCCGCGCGCTGCTCGACAAGACCACGGACAAGCGCGAACGCAAGGCGATGCTCGCCCAGAAGGTCGAGGACATGATCAACACGGTCGTGCGCCAGATCGCCTTCTACGAATTCGAGCGCAAGGTGCACACCGCCCGCAAGAATGGTGAACTGACATCGGACAATATCGGCGAGCTGTGGCTCTCCGTGCAGGAGGAAAGCTTAGGCCCGGCGATCAAGATCTCCGAGGGTTACGAGACCTATTGGGCCTATATCCCCCATTTCATCCACTCGCCCTTCTACGTTTACGCCTATGCCTTCGGCGATTGCCTGGTGAACTCGCTCTATGCCGTCTACCGCAACGCCGAGAAGGGCTTCCAGGAGAAGTATTTCGAGCTCCTGAAGGCCGGCGGCACCAAGCATCATTCCGAACTCCTGAAGCCTTTCGGCCTCGACGCCACCGATCCGTCGTTCTGGAGCAAGGGTTTGTCGATGATCGAAGGGCTGATCGACGAGCTGGAAGCGTTAGATTTAGATAAGGACTGA
- a CDS encoding sigma-54 dependent transcriptional regulator yields MTVYNSAKGGAQILVVEDDPIQRRLLKNAIERHGHVAHLAENGRLGLEFLKRGNDQINVIVLDLMMPEMNGIEFLGALNDMGIDLPVIVQTGQGGIDTVVQAMRAGAFDFVVKPVSPERIAASIANALKLDQREAKARAGRKSRSSSITFDDIVSASPAMMRVIDLAHRAAQSNIPVVLEGESGVGKELVARAIQAASDRAGKPFVTVNCGAIPHNLVESILFGHEKGAFTGAAERHVGKFMEADGGTLFLDEIGDLPLEVQVKLLRAVQQGEIETVGARVAQKVNVRLISATNKDLIEEVKAGRFREDLYYRLNVFPITMPALRRRKEDIPHLARAFADRFALEQKLDHPLGISNDALALLTAYDWPGNIRQLENAVFRAVVLSEGPELLDTDFPQIAAQLPGYFAAEHPTLVVDNSHASSAEVLAAERSERVAYGVSHGSAATTPLASVDASAGASDNVIVSTNTSGDVRKLADVEEELIRFALKFYRGQMSQVARKLGIGRSTLYRKLKDYGIDPDDPQKSAA; encoded by the coding sequence ATGACCGTTTACAATAGCGCCAAGGGGGGCGCGCAGATTCTCGTTGTTGAGGATGATCCGATTCAACGCCGTCTGCTTAAGAATGCCATCGAGCGGCACGGACACGTTGCCCATTTGGCAGAAAATGGCCGTCTCGGCCTTGAGTTCCTGAAGCGTGGCAACGATCAGATCAACGTGATCGTACTTGATCTCATGATGCCGGAAATGAACGGCATCGAGTTCCTGGGCGCGCTGAACGATATGGGCATCGACCTGCCCGTGATCGTGCAGACGGGGCAGGGCGGTATCGATACCGTGGTGCAAGCGATGCGCGCCGGCGCCTTCGATTTCGTCGTCAAGCCCGTATCGCCGGAGCGTATCGCGGCATCGATCGCCAATGCTCTGAAGCTCGACCAGCGCGAGGCAAAGGCCCGCGCCGGACGCAAGTCGCGCTCGAGCAGCATCACCTTCGACGACATCGTCTCGGCAAGCCCGGCAATGATGCGCGTGATCGATCTCGCCCATCGCGCCGCGCAATCGAACATTCCGGTGGTGCTGGAAGGCGAGTCGGGCGTCGGCAAGGAACTGGTGGCCCGCGCCATCCAGGCCGCAAGCGACCGCGCCGGCAAGCCGTTCGTCACCGTCAACTGTGGTGCGATCCCGCACAATCTCGTCGAAAGCATCCTTTTCGGTCATGAGAAGGGCGCGTTCACCGGTGCGGCCGAGCGTCATGTCGGCAAATTCATGGAGGCCGATGGCGGCACGCTGTTCCTCGACGAGATTGGCGATCTGCCGCTGGAAGTCCAGGTCAAGCTGCTGCGCGCCGTGCAGCAGGGCGAGATCGAGACCGTCGGTGCGCGCGTCGCACAGAAGGTCAATGTCCGGCTGATTTCGGCCACGAACAAGGATCTGATCGAAGAGGTCAAGGCAGGGCGGTTCCGCGAGGATCTCTACTATCGCCTTAACGTTTTCCCGATCACCATGCCGGCGCTTCGTCGCCGCAAGGAAGACATCCCGCATCTGGCACGCGCTTTTGCCGACCGGTTCGCGCTGGAGCAGAAGCTCGATCACCCGCTCGGGATCAGCAACGATGCCCTTGCGCTGCTGACCGCCTACGACTGGCCGGGCAATATCCGCCAGCTCGAAAACGCTGTTTTCCGTGCGGTTGTTCTCTCCGAAGGGCCCGAGCTGCTCGACACGGATTTCCCGCAGATCGCCGCGCAACTGCCCGGCTATTTCGCTGCCGAGCATCCGACCTTGGTTGTGGATAATTCGCATGCCTCTTCGGCCGAAGTTCTCGCAGCTGAAAGAAGCGAACGGGTCGCTTACGGGGTTTCGCACGGATCGGCTGCAACCACTCCGCTTGCTTCAGTCGATGCGTCGGCGGGTGCGTCCGACAACGTCATCGTCAGCACGAACACGTCAGGCGATGTGAGGAAACTGGCGGATGTCGAGG
- the hemH gene encoding ferrochelatase — MTADLTALAPNHPSVKYGKVGVLLVNLGTPDSTDYSSMRRYLKEFLTDRRVIEWSRWKWYPILFGIVLNTRPGKVGKAYATIWNKEKDESYLRTYTRNQSDLMAERLRDLPNVKVDWAMRYGQPSIADRIQALKDGGCERIVLFPLYPQYAAATTATVNDKAFEKLQKMRWQPAIRTVPQYHDDETYIEALANSVTRHLSTLDWQPEKIIASFHGIPMSYFKLGDPYYCFCQKTGRLLREKLGLSEDQFMVTFQSRFGPEEWLQPYTDKTVEELAKNGTKRIAVLNPGFVSDCLETLEEIAEQAAESFHHNGGDKFTHIPCLNDSEDGMNVLEKVVRRELLGWA; from the coding sequence ATGACAGCAGACCTGACCGCGCTTGCGCCCAATCACCCGAGCGTGAAATACGGCAAGGTCGGCGTGCTGCTCGTCAATCTCGGAACACCCGACAGCACCGACTACTCCTCGATGCGTCGCTATCTGAAAGAATTCCTGACCGACCGCCGCGTCATCGAATGGTCGCGCTGGAAATGGTATCCGATCCTGTTCGGCATCGTGCTCAACACTCGTCCGGGGAAAGTCGGCAAGGCCTATGCAACGATCTGGAACAAGGAGAAGGACGAAAGCTATCTGCGCACCTATACCCGCAACCAGTCCGACCTGATGGCCGAGCGGCTGCGCGATCTGCCCAACGTCAAGGTCGACTGGGCCATGCGCTATGGCCAGCCGTCAATCGCCGATCGCATCCAGGCACTAAAGGACGGTGGCTGCGAGCGCATCGTGCTCTTTCCGCTCTATCCGCAATATGCGGCGGCCACGACGGCTACCGTCAACGACAAGGCGTTCGAGAAGCTCCAGAAGATGCGCTGGCAGCCGGCCATCCGCACCGTCCCGCAATATCACGACGACGAGACCTATATCGAGGCGCTCGCCAATTCGGTCACCCGGCACCTGTCGACGCTGGACTGGCAGCCGGAAAAGATCATCGCGTCCTTCCACGGCATTCCCATGTCTTACTTCAAGCTCGGCGACCCCTATTACTGCTTCTGTCAGAAGACCGGCCGGCTGCTGCGCGAGAAGCTTGGCCTATCCGAAGATCAGTTCATGGTCACCTTCCAGTCCCGCTTCGGACCGGAGGAATGGCTGCAGCCCTATACCGACAAGACGGTGGAAGAGCTTGCAAAGAATGGCACCAAGCGGATCGCCGTGCTCAATCCCGGCTTCGTCTCGGACTGCCTCGAGACGCTCGAAGAGATCGCCGAGCAGGCGGCGGAATCCTTCCATCACAACGGTGGCGACAAATTCACCCACATTCCCTGTCTCAACGACAGCGAAGACGGCATGAACGTGCTGGAAAAGGTCGTGCGGCGGGAGCTGCTCGGCTGGGCGTGA
- a CDS encoding 5'-nucleotidase C-terminal domain-containing protein, protein MKQPFGVGLLAATLLALSTSAAFADYQLNILHFNDFHSRVESINKFDATCSAAEEAKNECFGGAARLKAAIDQRRAALAGQNVVVLDAGDNFQGSLFYTTYKGAAEGEFLNDMKIDAMTVGNHEFDDGEGPLAAFLDKAQFPVVTANLVVDDQSKLGNRIKKSIVLDIGGQKIGIVGAVTTETPELASPGPHVKITDDAAAISAEVDALKSQGVNKIIALTHVGYPRDVEKIAKIAGVSVVVGGHSHTLLSNTDPKAAGPYPTMVDNPAGYKVPVVQAASYSKYLGDLVITFDDNGAVKDAKGDPILLDASIKPDPTILARVQEMAKPIEELRRKIIGNSQGPIEGAREICRVQECSMGNLVADAMLDRTKAQGISIAIQNGGGLRASIAAGDVSMGDVLTVLPFQNTVATFQLTGADVKAALENGLSQIDDGAGRFPQVAGLKYSFDKSKPPGSRLVSVDVQEGTEFKPIDPEKTYGVVSNNYMRAGGDGYTVFAKDGKNAYDFGPNLESVVADYLGAHNPYKPYTDGRITQVAATATTAQPEPAKPAATAPQAAPEQKPAASATDNGTASPTTTPPASSAPTVTTPSTTTPVNPTPTPTVPANSDPAASTPAASAPAAQTPATSAPATTAPATAAPEAKASEPPKTPTTHVVIAGDTLWDIAKTYYGNAKQWHKLVAANHNIKPHHLTVGEKLRIPAK, encoded by the coding sequence ATGAAGCAGCCCTTCGGAGTGGGTCTTTTGGCCGCCACGCTGCTGGCGCTGAGCACCAGCGCCGCCTTCGCGGACTATCAACTCAACATCCTGCACTTCAACGATTTCCATTCGCGCGTTGAATCGATCAACAAGTTCGACGCCACCTGCTCTGCAGCCGAAGAAGCCAAGAACGAGTGCTTCGGCGGTGCAGCACGGCTGAAAGCCGCCATCGACCAGAGACGTGCCGCCCTTGCCGGCCAGAACGTAGTCGTCCTCGATGCCGGCGACAATTTCCAGGGCTCCCTGTTCTATACGACCTACAAGGGTGCGGCCGAAGGCGAATTCCTCAACGACATGAAGATCGACGCCATGACGGTCGGCAACCACGAATTCGACGATGGCGAAGGCCCGCTTGCAGCCTTCCTCGACAAGGCGCAGTTCCCGGTCGTGACGGCCAATCTGGTGGTCGACGACCAATCGAAGCTCGGCAACCGCATCAAGAAGTCGATCGTGCTCGATATCGGCGGCCAGAAGATCGGCATCGTCGGCGCGGTGACGACCGAAACGCCTGAGCTTGCCTCTCCCGGCCCCCATGTGAAGATCACCGACGATGCCGCCGCCATCAGTGCCGAAGTCGATGCGCTGAAATCGCAAGGCGTCAACAAGATCATCGCGCTCACCCATGTCGGCTATCCGCGCGATGTCGAGAAGATCGCCAAGATCGCCGGCGTCAGCGTCGTCGTCGGCGGTCACTCGCATACGCTCCTGTCGAATACCGACCCGAAGGCAGCCGGCCCCTACCCGACCATGGTCGACAATCCGGCCGGCTATAAGGTCCCCGTCGTCCAGGCCGCGTCCTATAGCAAATATCTTGGCGATCTCGTCATCACCTTCGACGACAACGGCGCTGTCAAGGACGCCAAGGGCGATCCGATCCTGCTCGATGCCTCCATCAAGCCCGATCCGACGATCCTCGCACGCGTGCAGGAGATGGCAAAACCGATCGAGGAACTACGCAGGAAGATCATCGGCAATTCGCAAGGGCCGATCGAAGGCGCACGTGAAATCTGCCGCGTTCAGGAATGCTCAATGGGCAATCTTGTCGCCGACGCGATGCTCGACCGCACCAAGGCGCAGGGCATTTCCATCGCCATCCAGAACGGCGGCGGCCTGCGTGCCTCGATCGCCGCCGGTGATGTCAGCATGGGCGACGTGCTGACCGTGCTGCCATTCCAGAACACGGTTGCGACCTTTCAGCTGACCGGCGCCGACGTCAAGGCGGCGCTCGAAAACGGGCTCAGCCAGATCGATGACGGCGCTGGCCGCTTCCCCCAGGTAGCCGGCCTCAAATACAGCTTCGACAAATCGAAGCCCCCGGGCAGCCGCCTCGTCTCCGTCGACGTGCAGGAAGGCACCGAATTCAAGCCGATCGACCCGGAAAAGACCTATGGCGTCGTCAGCAACAACTATATGCGCGCCGGCGGCGACGGCTATACCGTCTTCGCCAAGGACGGCAAGAACGCCTACGATTTCGGCCCCAATCTGGAATCGGTGGTCGCCGATTATCTTGGCGCGCACAATCCCTATAAACCCTATACGGATGGCCGCATAACCCAGGTTGCCGCAACGGCGACAACCGCTCAGCCGGAGCCGGCGAAGCCCGCCGCAACGGCACCGCAGGCAGCACCGGAGCAGAAACCGGCAGCTTCTGCTACCGATAACGGCACCGCCTCGCCCACGACAACACCGCCGGCCTCTTCCGCCCCGACGGTGACGACGCCGAGCACGACGACCCCGGTCAACCCGACGCCCACGCCGACCGTTCCGGCAAATTCGGATCCGGCAGCCTCGACACCCGCCGCCTCGGCTCCAGCGGCGCAAACTCCGGCCACCTCCGCACCCGCGACCACGGCTCCGGCAACGGCAGCGCCCGAGGCCAAGGCAAGCGAACCGCCGAAGACACCGACGACCCACGTCGTCATCGCCGGCGACACGCTGTGGGATATTGCCAAGACCTACTACGGCAACGCCAAGCAATGGCACAAACTCGTGGCCGCCAACCACAACATCAAGCCGCATCACCTGACGGTCGGCGAAAAGTTGAGGATTCCGGCCAAGTAA
- a CDS encoding aminodeoxychorismate synthase component I, producing the protein MADAIPYVLFRDDSTAQVMIFAEPAEIIIAHTREQFFDALDRMEDARRQGKWLAGYIAYEAGHLFEEKLAPFAEENRETPLLCFGVFDAPAADDHPLAQPAQRQENQEFLTEPKATWDFETYRERFDRLHQHLRLGDCYQANLTMPIHARWNGDPRAAFWSLIERQPVKYGALVDLGGPIILSRSPELFFRTDKNGWIETHPMKGTAKRGANAAEDDAIVAAMLADEKTQAENRMIVDLLRNDISRITQVGTLDVPKLFEIETYPTLHQMVSHVQAKLLPDISIRGILAALFPCGSITGAPKMRAMEILHDLEDGPRDAYCGAIGMISPTGAMRFSVAIRTISLFEDGRAVFNVGGGIVFDSTAEAEYEECLLKARFAVGDRWIDR; encoded by the coding sequence ATGGCCGACGCCATACCCTACGTCCTCTTCAGGGACGACAGCACCGCACAGGTGATGATCTTTGCCGAACCGGCCGAGATCATCATCGCCCATACGCGCGAGCAATTCTTCGATGCCCTCGATCGAATGGAAGACGCCAGGCGGCAGGGAAAGTGGCTTGCCGGCTACATCGCCTATGAGGCCGGCCATCTCTTCGAGGAAAAACTCGCGCCCTTCGCCGAGGAAAACAGGGAAACGCCCCTGCTTTGCTTCGGCGTTTTCGACGCCCCGGCGGCGGATGACCATCCGCTTGCTCAGCCCGCACAGCGGCAGGAAAACCAGGAGTTCCTGACGGAGCCGAAAGCTACCTGGGATTTCGAGACCTATCGGGAGCGCTTCGACAGGCTGCATCAGCATCTACGCCTGGGCGATTGCTATCAGGCAAATCTCACCATGCCGATCCATGCGCGCTGGAACGGCGATCCCCGCGCCGCCTTCTGGTCGCTGATCGAGCGGCAACCCGTCAAATACGGCGCGCTCGTCGATCTCGGCGGTCCTATCATCCTGTCACGCTCGCCGGAGCTTTTCTTCCGCACGGACAAGAACGGCTGGATCGAGACGCATCCGATGAAGGGCACAGCCAAGCGCGGCGCAAATGCCGCGGAGGACGACGCGATCGTCGCCGCCATGCTCGCCGATGAGAAGACGCAGGCCGAAAACCGCATGATCGTCGACCTGCTGCGCAACGATATCTCGCGCATCACGCAAGTCGGCACGCTGGACGTCCCCAAGCTCTTCGAAATCGAGACCTACCCTACCCTGCACCAGATGGTCAGCCATGTGCAGGCCAAGCTGCTGCCTGATATATCGATCCGCGGCATCCTTGCCGCGCTCTTCCCCTGCGGCTCGATCACCGGCGCGCCGAAAATGCGGGCGATGGAAATCCTGCATGACCTCGAAGACGGCCCCCGCGATGCCTATTGCGGCGCGATCGGCATGATCTCGCCCACAGGCGCCATGCGTTTTTCGGTGGCGATCCGCACGATCTCGCTTTTCGAAGACGGCCGCGCAGTGTTCAATGTCGGCGGAGGCATCGTCTTCGATTCGACGGCGGAAGCGGAATATGAGGAATGCCTCCTCAAGGCGCGCTTCGCCGTGGGGGACCGATGGATCGACCGGTAG
- a CDS encoding aminotransferase class IV family protein → MDRPVEDFSLIETLRYEPETGFIRLRLHLARLQRSARRLGFSAPRNVLGNLEQAVAGAGVPLRVRLTLDRDGQTEVTTTPFVPLLPDTVWRVRIATTRLDSADKLLRVKTTRRTVYEAARAEYRPDEADEVLLLNEKNEVCEGTITSIFLEDDPDTLRTPPISSGLLAGVLRTELICQRKARVGRIQLDDLKDRTLYVGNSLRGLIRAQLLWN, encoded by the coding sequence ATGGATCGACCGGTAGAGGATTTTTCCCTGATCGAGACGCTGCGCTACGAGCCGGAAACCGGCTTCATCCGCCTGCGCCTGCATCTCGCCCGGCTGCAGCGCTCCGCCCGCCGCCTCGGCTTTTCTGCTCCCAGGAACGTGCTCGGAAACCTGGAACAGGCGGTCGCCGGTGCTGGCGTACCGTTAAGGGTCCGGCTGACACTGGATCGCGACGGGCAGACCGAAGTGACGACGACACCGTTTGTCCCGCTGCTGCCCGACACCGTCTGGCGCGTGCGCATTGCCACAACCCGGCTCGATTCCGCCGACAAGCTGCTGCGCGTCAAGACTACGCGCCGCACGGTCTATGAAGCGGCCCGCGCGGAGTATCGGCCCGATGAAGCGGATGAAGTGCTGCTGCTCAATGAGAAGAATGAGGTGTGCGAGGGGACGATCACCTCAATCTTCCTTGAGGATGATCCAGACACCTTACGCACCCCGCCGATATCCTCCGGTCTCCTCGCCGGCGTCCTGCGCACCGAACTCATCTGTCAGCGCAAGGCCCGTGTCGGTCGCATCCAGCTCGACGACCTGAAAGATCGCACCCTTTACGTTGGAAACTCCCTGCGTGGCCTGATCCGTGCACAACTTCTATGGAATTGA